One Tunturibacter gelidoferens genomic region harbors:
- a CDS encoding GRP family sugar transporter has product MALALDRVRRTRLSLHGLGVICGLTAGVWLGAAEAPTKLVNAGFSPFAISLCMVAGVFTARWTFPTLLKGTGYVFEDLSERKHLIVWALMAGALWAVANTLTVFAIRDVGLAVAFPMWNANSLIGLFWGRVLFRELEGASGRNIAKVVVGAMAIVIAAVMLGFSTIHGGVVGSHAFRGIIAALGASLMWGTMYVPYRKAYLSGMNPLSFVTVFTVGELGTVLALTLTLDGGLHSSAFRLFQMPGVLFWLFLGGFVWVIGDLFQQFAAKYLGIGRGIPLSNTNQLWGLAWGALVFGELAAADWQHKSMVIAGSVIMILGALAISTAVASAKERSSTNEAVMRECNRYGLNYQRTMMAQAGDELDGRDRRRRWWDYVIVLTATAVFVTLGVRAMTPPLTMDFRWAVFLSVVLMISLFVGGWCLWRRTRFT; this is encoded by the coding sequence ATGGCGCTTGCGTTAGATCGGGTGAGAAGAACGCGGTTGTCTCTGCATGGTTTGGGTGTCATCTGCGGATTGACGGCGGGCGTTTGGCTGGGCGCGGCGGAGGCTCCGACGAAGCTTGTGAATGCAGGGTTCTCTCCGTTTGCGATCTCGCTGTGTATGGTTGCGGGGGTATTTACGGCGCGATGGACCTTTCCTACCCTGTTGAAGGGGACGGGTTACGTCTTCGAGGATCTGTCGGAGAGGAAGCATTTGATCGTGTGGGCGCTGATGGCGGGCGCGCTGTGGGCGGTGGCCAATACTCTCACCGTCTTTGCGATTCGTGATGTGGGATTGGCTGTGGCGTTTCCGATGTGGAATGCGAACTCGCTGATTGGGTTGTTCTGGGGACGAGTTCTGTTTCGAGAGTTGGAGGGAGCGAGCGGAAGGAATATTGCAAAGGTTGTCGTGGGCGCGATGGCAATCGTGATTGCTGCGGTGATGCTGGGTTTCAGCACGATCCACGGCGGAGTGGTAGGGAGTCATGCTTTTCGCGGGATTATTGCGGCGTTGGGCGCGAGCCTGATGTGGGGGACCATGTATGTTCCGTATCGCAAGGCTTATCTGAGCGGGATGAATCCGCTGTCGTTTGTGACAGTGTTTACGGTGGGCGAGTTGGGAACAGTGCTGGCGTTAACGCTGACTCTGGATGGCGGGCTGCACTCGTCGGCGTTCCGGCTGTTTCAAATGCCGGGAGTGTTGTTCTGGCTATTTCTTGGGGGATTTGTGTGGGTGATCGGGGATCTGTTTCAACAGTTTGCGGCGAAGTATCTGGGGATTGGACGGGGGATCCCGCTTTCGAATACGAATCAGCTTTGGGGACTTGCGTGGGGTGCGCTGGTATTCGGCGAATTAGCGGCGGCTGACTGGCAGCATAAGTCGATGGTGATTGCAGGGTCAGTCATTATGATCCTTGGTGCACTCGCTATCAGCACAGCGGTGGCATCGGCAAAGGAGCGAAGTTCGACGAATGAGGCTGTAATGCGGGAGTGCAATCGGTACGGCTTGAACTACCAGCGAACGATGATGGCGCAGGCCGGAGATGAACTCGACGGAAGAGACAGACGGCGTCGTTGGTGGGACTACGTCATCGTTCTGACTGCGACTGCGGTCTTTGTCACTCTGGGAGTTCGGGCAATGACGCCACCGCTGACGATGGACTTTCGTTGGGCCGTGTTTCTGAGTGTGGTGTTGATGATTAGTCTCTTCGTCGGAGGGTGGTGTCTTTGGCGGCGGACTCGATTCACGTGA
- a CDS encoding alpha-N-acetylglucosaminidase: MPHLAPQLQLALVPKPDHKDYFRITGTRGHILVAAATQPTLLYGVNWYLKYVAHLQISPNGSQLGSPGLILPAPDVPIEKPALYPWRYALNENVDGYSAPYWDQERWQHEIDILALSGTNAILIERGMDLVLYQTFRDSGYSDEAIRNWIVQPAHQNWQLMGNMCCFQGPISMELLEKRSHSAQQLIAALRSLGITPVLPGYYGIVPADFASLHPGAHVITQGDWNGFTRPGWLDPRDPNFDKLATSFYRHQHALYGDSAIYDMEIFQEGGAAGDVPVPAAAKKVQQALMRDHPNALWMLLGWQQNPTQELLSAVDTSHVLIAEIEQGRIPRENRDREFRGASWLYGGLWEFGGRTTMGAPLYDYAVRLPKLAALPNSRIVGTAVFTEGMDTNPFAFDFYTEMAWHTDSVDLAEWTNAYATRRYGADDSHARRAWQILLQTAYGYRADGNTQHGERDASQDSVFNSQPSLTAARAATWSPDVLRYNPADFAPALTELLEVDPALRSTETYHYDLVDVARQAMANESRRLLPLIKQAYDSKDKTAFAKLTKEWLHDMELQDQLLQTSPFFLLGRWLSFVPPWASSPGELERLNYDARSILTTWGDRKASEYGLHEYGNRDWAGLTSDYYMVRWQMYFDSLSASLDTGEAPKPMDWYSFGDDWNHSRKTYDAEPHGDSYAAALAIARTLHLAPNQQSEAHK, from the coding sequence ATGCCTCATCTTGCGCCACAGTTACAACTCGCTCTCGTCCCGAAGCCCGACCACAAGGACTATTTCCGGATCACCGGCACCCGAGGCCACATTCTCGTTGCAGCAGCCACGCAGCCTACCTTGCTGTATGGCGTCAACTGGTATCTGAAGTACGTAGCCCACTTGCAGATTTCACCCAATGGCTCACAGCTCGGCTCTCCCGGCCTGATCCTCCCCGCACCTGACGTCCCAATCGAGAAGCCCGCTCTTTACCCCTGGCGCTACGCCCTGAATGAGAACGTCGATGGCTACTCCGCTCCTTACTGGGATCAGGAACGCTGGCAGCATGAGATAGACATCCTCGCCCTGAGCGGCACCAACGCCATCCTCATCGAACGCGGCATGGACCTTGTTCTCTACCAAACCTTTCGCGACTCCGGCTACTCAGACGAGGCCATCCGAAACTGGATCGTTCAGCCAGCTCACCAAAACTGGCAGCTGATGGGCAACATGTGTTGCTTCCAGGGTCCCATCTCCATGGAGCTTCTCGAAAAACGTTCTCACTCAGCACAACAACTCATCGCCGCACTCCGCAGCCTCGGCATCACGCCCGTTCTGCCCGGCTACTACGGCATCGTCCCCGCCGACTTTGCCTCCCTTCACCCCGGCGCACACGTCATCACGCAAGGCGACTGGAATGGATTCACTCGCCCCGGTTGGCTCGATCCCCGCGATCCAAACTTCGACAAACTAGCGACATCTTTCTACCGCCATCAGCACGCCCTCTATGGCGATTCGGCCATCTACGACATGGAGATCTTCCAGGAGGGCGGCGCAGCCGGCGACGTCCCGGTTCCAGCCGCCGCAAAAAAAGTGCAACAAGCCCTCATGCGCGACCACCCCAACGCGCTCTGGATGCTCCTCGGATGGCAGCAGAACCCAACCCAGGAGTTACTCTCTGCCGTAGACACCAGTCACGTTCTCATAGCCGAGATCGAGCAAGGCCGCATCCCCCGAGAGAACCGTGACCGCGAGTTTCGTGGTGCATCCTGGCTCTACGGTGGACTCTGGGAGTTCGGCGGACGCACCACCATGGGAGCGCCCCTCTACGACTACGCCGTTCGCCTCCCCAAATTGGCCGCGCTCCCCAACAGCCGCATCGTCGGGACCGCCGTCTTCACCGAAGGCATGGACACCAACCCCTTCGCCTTCGACTTCTACACCGAGATGGCCTGGCACACTGATTCCGTCGACCTGGCCGAATGGACCAACGCCTACGCAACCCGCCGATACGGAGCGGACGACTCACACGCTCGTCGCGCCTGGCAGATCCTACTCCAAACAGCCTACGGCTACCGAGCCGACGGCAACACACAGCACGGAGAACGCGACGCCTCACAAGACTCCGTCTTCAACTCCCAGCCATCCCTGACCGCAGCACGCGCCGCAACATGGTCCCCCGACGTCTTGCGCTACAACCCAGCCGACTTCGCCCCCGCACTCACCGAACTTCTCGAAGTCGACCCCGCATTACGCTCCACCGAAACCTATCACTACGACCTCGTCGACGTAGCCCGGCAGGCGATGGCCAATGAGAGCCGCCGCCTCTTGCCGCTGATCAAGCAAGCCTACGACTCCAAAGACAAGACGGCCTTCGCCAAACTCACGAAGGAATGGCTTCACGACATGGAGCTACAGGACCAACTCCTCCAGACCAGCCCCTTCTTCCTTCTCGGCAGATGGCTCTCCTTCGTCCCGCCCTGGGCATCGTCACCAGGGGAGCTCGAACGGCTCAACTACGATGCCCGCTCCATCCTCACCACCTGGGGCGACCGCAAGGCCAGCGAGTACGGCCTTCACGAGTACGGCAACCGAGACTGGGCTGGCTTGACGAGTGACTACTACATGGTCCGCTGGCAGATGTACTTCGACTCGCTCTCTGCCTCGCTCGATACCGGCGAAGCCCCAAAGCCCATGGACTGGTATTCCTTCGGCGACGATTGGAATCACAGCCGCAAAACCTACGACGCCGAGCCGCACGGCGACTCCTACGCCGCTGCTCTTGCTATCGCCCGCACCCTTCACCTCGCTCCCAACCAACAATCCGAGGCTCACAAGTAA
- a CDS encoding TetR family transcriptional regulator, with amino-acid sequence MLEAAASLLAEVGYDAATMTEIADRASASIGTLYQYFPNKPAIVLALRRQYVAEMEERWAHLNEQTVAEMTVRQIAHHLVQLTTRFVDEHPAYFAILDAPVKYKRSQEARNRLRERIANVFRSKRPAISQEMAFRMANVSLGIIKSMNKLYAEANFKEREELVKEYKLALAAYLESRLAP; translated from the coding sequence TTGCTGGAAGCCGCCGCGTCTCTGCTGGCTGAGGTTGGTTACGACGCTGCCACCATGACTGAGATCGCCGACCGCGCCAGTGCTTCCATCGGAACCCTCTATCAATACTTTCCCAATAAGCCGGCGATCGTCCTGGCACTCCGGAGACAATACGTCGCAGAGATGGAAGAGCGCTGGGCGCACCTCAACGAGCAGACCGTGGCGGAGATGACTGTGAGGCAGATAGCTCACCATCTCGTCCAACTGACGACTCGTTTCGTAGACGAACACCCAGCCTATTTCGCAATTCTTGACGCTCCGGTGAAATACAAGCGCAGTCAAGAAGCAAGAAACCGACTAAGGGAGAGAATCGCCAACGTATTCCGCAGCAAAAGACCTGCCATTTCGCAAGAAATGGCGTTCCGAATGGCGAACGTCTCTCTGGGTATCATCAAAAGCATGAACAAGCTCTACGCAGAAGCCAATTTCAAAGAACGGGAAGAACTTGTCAAGGAATACAAACTCGCTCTCGCTGCCTATCTAGAGTCGCGTTTGGCCCCATAA